One genomic region from Phycodurus eques isolate BA_2022a chromosome 16, UOR_Pequ_1.1, whole genome shotgun sequence encodes:
- the dhps gene encoding deoxyhypusine synthase — protein MAKKAPSIALEAVLKTSSDLPEDLPKIRGYDFNQGVDLHAVLKSYLTTGFQASSLGLAIQEVNHMIEKRLETVEAEENESGDSPSRPGCTIFLGYTSNLISSGVRESIRYLVEHKMVDVVVTTAGGIEEDLIKCLANTYLGEFSLPGKELRLRGINRIGNLLVPNDNYCKFEDWLIPILDQMLLEQNTEGTRWTPSKMIHRLGKEINNTDSVYYWAYKNNIPVFSPALTDGSLGDMLYFHSYKNPGLILDIVEDIRRLNSQAVYAKKSGMIILGGGLVKHHVANANLMRNGADYCVYVNTGQEFDGSDSGARPDEAVSWGKIRTDAKPVKVYADASLVFPLIVAETFALHADKLTAGKKTE, from the exons ATGGCAAAAAAGGCCCCTTCTATTGCCCTTGAGGCTGTACTTAAAACCAGCAGTGACTTACCAGAGGACTTACCGAAGATCAGAGGCTACGACTTTAACCAGGGGGTGGATCTCCATGCAGTGCTGAAGTCCTACCTAACCACAGGCTTCCAGGCCAGTAGCCTAGGCTTGGCCATCCAGGAAGTCAACCACATG ATCGAAAAACGTCTCGAGACAGTTGAAGCAGAAGAAAACGAGTCTGGCGACTCGCCATCCCGTCCAGGCTGCACCATCTTTCTTGGCTACACTTCAAACCTCATCAGCTCTGGTGTCAGGGAGAGCATCCGATACCTGGTAGAACACAAAATG GTAGATGTGGTTGTGACCACAGCAGGAGGCATAGAGGAGGACTTGATCAAGTGTCTTGCTAACACATACCTTGGAGAATTTAGCTTACCGGGCAAGGAGCTTCGTCTGAGAGGAATCAACAG GATCGGGAACCTACTAGTGCCTAATGATAACTACTGTAAGTTTGAAGACTGGCTCATTCCCATCTTGGATCAGATGTTGCTGGAGCAGAACACAGAG GGTACCCGTTGGACTCCTTCCAAAATGATCCACCGGCTTGGCAAGGAGATCAATAACACTGACTCTGTCTACTACTGGGCGTACAAG aaTAATATTCCAGTATTCAGTCCTGCATTGACAGACGGCTCTCTTGGCGACATGCTTTACTTCCACTCCTATAAGAATCCTGGCCTTATACTGGATATTGTGGAAG ATATACGCAGGTTGAACAGCCAGGCGGTGTATGCCAAAAAATCTGGAATGATCATCCTCGGAGGTGGGCTGGTCAAGCATCATGTAGCCAACGCCAACCTCATG AGAAATGGTGCAGAttactgtgtgtatgtgaacaCGGGCCAAGAGTTTGACGGCTCGGACTCTGGTGCCAGACCTGACGAGGCTGTGTCCTGGGGCAAGATCAGAACCGACGCTAAACCTGTCAAG GTATATGCCGATGCCTCTTTAGTCTTCCCTCTGATTGTGGCCGAGACCTTCGCTCTCCATGCCGACAAGCTGACTGCAGGCAAGAAAACTGAATGA
- the LOC133415335 gene encoding guanine nucleotide-binding protein G(I)/G(S)/G(O) subunit gamma-7-like yields MSCSNSLVQVHKLVEQLRLEASMERIKISLTAVDLVQYCQDHRRSDPLITSVAASSNPFKDKKSCVLL; encoded by the exons ATGAGTTGCAGTAACAGCCTCGTTCAGGTGCACAAATTGGTGGAGCAGCTTCGGCTGGAAGCAAGCATGGAGAGAATAAAG ATCTCTCTCACAGCAGTAGATTTGGTCCAGTACTGCCAGGACCACAGGCGCAGTGACCCTCTAATTACCAGCGTTGCTGCCTCCTCCAATCCATTCAAAGATAAGAAGTCTTGTGTGCTGCTTTGA